The DNA segment GTCCACGGAATATATGAAATTATAATTTCACTTACATTTGCTTTGTAATAATAAGAATAGCCAAAATCTAACTCTATCAAATTGCCTATATACTTAAAAAACTGCATATGTATAGGCTCATTTAATCCATACTCCATTGCTAGTTCTTGCCTAATTTGTGGTGTCATATCAAATAATGCTTGCTCACCTGCAAGAGATGCAATAGGGTCCCCTGGTAACAATCTTGGCAACAAAAAATTTAGTGTTACCAAAAAAAGAAATGCAACAAAACAATCTCTAAAAACAACAAAAAGTTTCTTCATATTCCTCTCAATCCCCATATAATCAATTTTTCAAAATGATATCGAATATCATTCTCGTTTTCTGTTGTTGATTATACTACACACTTTCTTTGTAAACAACAACTATTTTTGAGTACTAATTCACATTTATATATTAAATTTTTAATTTTTACAAAATCTATTCGAGCTCAAGCCATGTTATTTACACCAATATGTCTATCACATATAGTTTTCGAACAAATTAATTTAATTTTAGTTTTAAAAATTTAAATTAATTTTACTTCCATGCACTTTTTTAATAATTTGTTAGTCTTCAACTTGGTGGTTTTCAACTTCTTAGTCTTCAACAAAATGCAAATATATTCTTGACTTTCTCTTTCACATACAGTAATATGTTATTAACATATATCTGTGTTTTGATTTTGGTAAAACGAAAGGAGTTTTGTATGTCAACTTATATATTGTATTTAATAGTATTTGTACTTTTAATTATTTCAACTATCATGGACGCCAAAAAAACAAAAAAAGCATTAAAAATAGGCTTCAATTCATTTGCTAAACTAATGCCATCTATTGTGCCTCTTATGATTTTTATAGGTATCACTTTAGCTGTAGTAAGTCCTCATACAATAAGTTTAATTTTGGGAGAGAATTCAGGTATTTTGGGTGTACTATTAGCACTAACGTTAGGTTCTGTTGCATTTATGCCTAGTTTTGTTGCCTTTCCTTTAGGAGCTAATTTATTGACTCATGGAGCTGGCTATCCTCAAATAGCAGCTTTTATATCTAGTCTAATGGCTGTTGGAATAATTTCAATCGGAGTTGAAATTAAATACTTCGGAAAAAAATCTTCTATCTTAAGAAATCTAAGTGGTGTAGTTGCTTCTATTTTGTTTTCATTGATTGTATGGAGAGTGATGTAAATGAATATAAAAAATTTAATTAAAAAATATTTTTGGTCTATTCTCATGATTACCTTGTTAATTTCAGTGTATATTTTCAGTAATGACATAGGTATCGAAGCCTCAAAGCAAACAGTCTACAATTTTAAATCTATGCTTCAGGTTCTTCCTCCAATCCTAATACTAATAGGTTTACTAGATGTTTGGGTTCCAAAAGAAACCATGATAAAATACATGGGTCCAAATTCCGGCATTAAAGGAATTTTTATTGCATTAATTCTCGGTTCATTAGCCGCTGGGCCATTATATGCAGCATTTCCTATAGCTGCTATACTGATGAAAAAGAAGGCTAGATTTGCATATGTACTTTTCTTTCTAGGTGTTTGGTCTAGTTCAAAACTTCCACTACTTGCTTATGAGTACACCTCATTTGGTGCTACATTTACTATTATTCATGTGATATCAAATTTGTCAGTATTTCTTATAGGTGCTTTTATCATAGAAAAAGTTACAAGTAAAGAAAGTTTAGAAGAAGTATATTTATTAGCTAGTGAAATGGCTAGCTAGTAGTCCTTATTTGACAACAACCGCGCTATAAAGTACTATGTAATTAACATATATTTCATTGAGAAAGGTGATTTCATGAAAGGTAAAACTGGTAGGCATTGTCCTGCTTTTATATTATTGTTCTTAGCTAACAAAAAATCCTATGGCTTTGAACTGTTAAAAAATTTTGAAACACAATTACCACATAGCAAAATTGATAGTGCTGCTATCTATAGAGCTCTTAAAAATCTAGAGAATAATGGCTTTGTTGTATCTG comes from the Tissierellales bacterium genome and includes:
- a CDS encoding permease produces the protein MITLLISVYIFSNDIGIEASKQTVYNFKSMLQVLPPILILIGLLDVWVPKETMIKYMGPNSGIKGIFIALILGSLAAGPLYAAFPIAAILMKKKARFAYVLFFLGVWSSSKLPLLAYEYTSFGATFTIIHVISNLSVFLIGAFIIEKVTSKESLEEVYLLASEMAS
- a CDS encoding PadR family transcriptional regulator; protein product: MKGKTGRHCPAFILLFLANKKSYGFELLKNFETQLPHSKIDSAAIYRALKNLENNGFVVSEWDTSSSGAAKKYYSITESGYKELEEWKKDIELRCENLNFFLEAYNALDK